The Christiangramia flava JLT2011 region GCGGACTCATAATCGAATCGTATACTAAATAACTACTCATCCCGCAAACCCATCTTTTCCTTCCATTCTGAATAAAATGGCGGGTTCACGAGAATCAGGTTGGAATCCATATCTGTAAAAACCTGCACGGTTTTGCCGGTGCAAACCAGTTTTTCAGCCAGGTATATCTCATAGCGAAAGATCATTTTAGCCGCACGAGTATTCTCAAAAATAGCTTTTACCACACATTCGTCACCATATTTCAGCGGGAGTTTATGTTCGCAGGAAGATTGTACCACCGGCGTGGCATATCCATTTATTTTCACGTGTTCGTAGGAAATTCCGTGTTCCAGACCGAAACTTTCACGAGCTTCTTCAAAATATTTGAGATAATTCCCATGCCAAACGATCTGCAAAGGGTCGCATTCATGAAAACGAACCCTGATCGTTTTTTCAATGCTTAATTCCTGGCTCATTCCACCGTCACGGTTTTCATTTCAGAGGTCGCGATGACCTGCCCCATCTCGTTTTCCACTCTCGCAGAAACTGAGGTCACGTTCATGATCTCATGCAGGATCTCTACGTAGGTCTTCAATTTTTCTCCGCTCTGCGGAAGGGAATGTATCTCAACCGTTTTAATAATCCCGATAAAGCCCGTTTTCGGCTTGGTTTGCCCGCTCAGGGATCCCTGGTAGCCGCGATGAAGGGACATGCTCTGGGCCATGTGTTCAATGAGTCCGCTTTCTGAAAGGGAACCGTTCTCGAGCAGTACATTTTCAGAAGGTACTGTAAAACCGGTCACGCCTGTAAGCGCGGTGTATTCATAAAGCGTGTCCACGAAAACGAAAGGTGTTTTCTGCGGAATTAACCGTGTAATAGTTTCAGGATCGGTGATGGGATGATGCAATAAGTTTTCTGCCATAATTAGCTGAAGTCGTTCCAGTAATCGTAATAATTATACCACTGATGCGGGTATTTCTTAACCATTTTTTCAAGATCTTCAAGATAAGACTTTAAAATTTCCCGTGCCGTAAATTTTTCAGGTTTATAGGGCCTGGCATAAAAATGATAATGGAAATTCTTTTCGCGCATGAGGTGCACAAATAGTACGGGAATTTGATTTCGGGCAGCGAGTTTAAAAGGCCCCTGCGGAAATTGTACATTTTCGCCCAAAAAAT contains the following coding sequences:
- a CDS encoding acyl-CoA thioesterase; translated protein: MSQELSIEKTIRVRFHECDPLQIVWHGNYLKYFEEARESFGLEHGISYEHVKINGYATPVVQSSCEHKLPLKYGDECVVKAIFENTRAAKMIFRYEIYLAEKLVCTGKTVQVFTDMDSNLILVNPPFYSEWKEKMGLRDE